ACAATTTTTTCACTTTGTGTTTCATAAACTCTAAAAGTTACTCCATTACATAAAGCAGAATAAGGAGCTTTTAATAATAATCCATAAGAAATAATCTGCCTCTCATATAAATCTAAATTTTCGGAGGTTTTTTTAGCATCAATTACAATAGCAGGAATATTGTTAATATTAATAACTATATCTGGGAAAACATATTTGCTTCTACCAACTTCTAATGATTTTTCATGTTCAATTTCATTTTTTATTTTTTCAGAATAACCTAATTTTTCAATAAAAGGAGCAATTAATTTAAAGATTACATCCGTTTCGGAACTTTCTTTTTTCATTTTTAACACAACCATATTTTTAATAAATTAGTGTTTGTTTATCAACTTATTGCTACACTTAGTAGTAGCAACTACTTGTTTTTCTTAACATATTCTTTTAATATTGGTTCAAGAACTTCCCAAGCAGTTTTTCTTTCTTTTTTACATTTGGCAACAAAATCAAGCCAAATATTTCTATCACAATTTCTGATGGTAACAGTATGGTCACCCATGATAAAAACACCTCATGTTACTGTAATACACATATTACTTAATAAATCTTTTGTTTCCAGAAAAATTTATATATTAGTTATGTAATACAAGTATTACACTAATACCTTAAACTTAGTGGGATAAATCAGCTGAAAATTTATCCCTAAAATTAACAAAACAAATTTAGGGATTTTATGCAATTTTCATTACATCTTTTTTTAAAAAAGGGGGTGTAATGAAAATGAGATTAATAAAACCAAGTAGGAGTTTAAAACCAATGGGATTGGCGATAAAAAGCAAGACAATATCAAAGAAAGTTTTAGCAGATATAGTTGATAAGATTGAGGATATAGAACATCCTTTCTTTATTAATTATTTCAAAAATCTTTTTTTATTGTCTTACGAAACAGGAGCAAGAATTAGCGAAATTATTTGTTTGCACGAGACAGATTTAGATTTAAAATATGGTGTCGTGCATTATGTGGTTAGAAAGAAATTAAAAAAACCAATGGAAACGAGCAAACACTTAACTCCTGAACTTCTTGAAAGATTAAGAGAACATACGAAGCAGTATAAATTTCAAATAGAGCATAGTGGCAGTTATATCTTCTTTGGGATGAGTAGCAAAACAAAGCACATAACCGTCAGAACAGCCGAAAGACATTTTGAAATGGCACGAGATAGTGCAGGACATGGCACAGTTTATGGGCAAAGTAAAATGCTCTATAAAATAATCAATATTTCTAATAAACCTCAAACATTCAATCTTTATGGAAAAGTTGAACAAGAGGGCAAAGAAGTTGAAATTATAATCAAAAAAATCACAATTCTACCAAATGAAAGCACAACGAGGGCAATAGACCCTGAACGATATAAAACCCTTAAACATTTTAAGATTAAAGAGGCAGGAGTCAAAAGTTTAAGGCGTTGCACAATTCACTCAATAAGGCATTTAAGTTTGCAAACGGTTTTAGAAGAAAAAGGGCTTTTTGAAGCATACGACCATGCAGACCATGTTTCAATAACATCTACTATGTCATATCTTGACGCAAACCCCAAAAAGAGGCAGTCAAGAAGTGAAGTATTTAGAAGTTTTTACGGAAGAGAAGAAGAGGACAAACCAAAAGCACACTATGGCATAAGAGAGAATATTCCAGCAGGAATGGACTTAAACAATATGGCAAATATCTTCTCTCAAATGGCTCAATTCTTAAGCACAATGCAAGGACAAAATAAAGAGCAAAAGCTTTCAGAAGAATTTAACGCAATGATGAAAATGAAAGCAGAACAAGAGCATAAAAACACTTTTGCACACGCAACAACGCAATAAGTCTATTTTTTTCTTTCTTTTTCTTTGTTACTTTTAAAAACGAAAAAGTTATATAGACGTATGCTTATAAAGGTAACAGGATGACTTAAAGGATGAAAAACCGACAGTCATCACAAAAAAGTTAAGAAAGTCGTTAAAGTAAAAATTTACGATTCAGTGTCGCACTTATTTGTCGTGTTCTATAAACTTCTCGCTAATTACTACTAAACGGTAATTTTATAGGTTTAAATAACACTATAACTTAATGGACAACATTATGAAAAACTGCATATTTTGTAAAATCGTCACAGGAGACATCCCTGCAACAAAGGTCTACGAAGACGAACACTTCATCGCATTTCTTGACATCAATCCTGTGGCCAAGGGGCATACGCTACTTATTCCTAAAAAACATTACCCGGAAGTATTTGATTTTCCAAAAGAAGTGAGTGAAGCGCATTTCCCCACCATACAAAAGCTAGAAAGCGCACTTAAACAAGCACTAGGAGCTCGAAAGATAGTACTTGCTGTCTGGGGCGATGATGTAGCACACGCACACACGCACCTGATTCCTCGCTATGAAGGAGACCATCTATATTTCTTTAAGCAGGGCAAAGCAACACCAGATGATTTAGTACTACAAGCTGAAAAAATTATTAACCTACTTGATTAAATTCTTAGAAAAAAACCAAGAAAATACGTGCGGGAGAGGGGCTCCATAACAGCCAATCAACAGACTGCATTCAGACGTTACAAATCCCAACAAAATACAAAAACTCAAAGAAAACCAAAAATAAGTGCGGGGAAGGGGATTTGTGCACGAAAACAAACAAATTTTCGGCACCAAAGGAACAAATTCAAATCCAATCAAACAATTCTAACGAAGAAGAAAAAAATAAGTGCGGGAAAGGGGATTTGTGCACGAAAACAAACAAATTTTCGGCACCAAAGGAACAAATTCAAATCCAATCAAACAATTCTAACGAAGAAGAAAAAAATAAGTGCGGGGAAGGGGATTTGAACCCCCGACTTCCACGGTACACCACATCTTGATAATCATTGTCAACATAAATGATGACTCATCGCTCAAGATCGTTTATGAGCGTGGCGATCTAACCAGGCTGAACTATCCCCGCGAATAATTCTACTTTCAGAATAAATAAGGAATTTATAAAGCTTTAGTCAGGCTAAAAAAATAATCCAAGAAAAGAAAAGAAAAATGCTGCTTAGAGCAGCTTATTTAATTTACTCTTCAGGCATTTTACCTATTCGAAACATTCCTGTTCCGCAATCAGGACAGACACCTTTTACACTATCTCGACCATTAGCCATTTTATTTGGTTTAGGATCTTTCATTACTTTCTTTTCCTTACATTTAACGCAATATGCTTCTACCATTTTTTTGATTCCTCCGAATTATTTTATTTCCTCACAATCTTCTTCGAGTTCATGAAGTTCTTCGCGATGCTCAATGACTTCGCGAACGGTTTTGTACGTTGCCTTGACTACCTTAATATCCCGTTCTTGAAACAAACGAATAATATTTTGGCCTAAACATTCTACAAATATCGTTGTTGGATTTACTGTACGTACAATCACTTCAATTGCTGCTACATTATCCTTATCTTGTTGCGCCGTATTATCAATTACTACAAACGACTGTGTTTCAAAATCAAACAATCCAAAAAAAGGAGCGTTCGAAAATTGATCTGCGATGAGAGAATCAACCCCATCATTCGTAGCTAAAGGGAAAAACATACGCTCAGACATTACTAGAGCTTACTGTTAAGAGTACTTAAGCGTTTCCTATTTGAATAGCACAGCCATTGATGAGTGCTCGAGCTGATTTTGCTTCTGCTTTAGCAAGAATTCGCTGCAGGGTTGATTGATGCACACCCATGTGTTGGGCTGCCAGCGTCTGTTGTAAGCCTTCTACATGGACTAAACGTAAACTCTCTGCTTCTTGGAGTGAAAGCCTGATTGTTTCTAATTCAGAGAGATAAACGCCTCTAGGGATGAAATGCGAAGCCTTGGGCTTAAAGGCAATAACTTTTTCCTTAGGAGGACGAGTCATAATGCATAATTATGCAAAAAGAAGTATAAATAAGTTTGGATTGGTTAAGAAATTATTTTGCATATGTATGCAAAATAGATTCTGTGCCGAGGAATAAAAAACAATAAGTTTTGAGCGTGTGCTAAACATTACTTTGACAGTTTGGTATGCAAAAAAGTTAATAATTAACTTGCGGTATCCTAAACATTCGGATTTGTGGCACAAAAAACTTTGTTTTTTGGCACAATTCGTGTGCGTCGCTTTTTGAACAAACAAAAAGTTTTCTCAGAGAAGAAATCAAAAAAGCGCCGCGACCCGGATTTGAACCAGGAATTCCGTAAGGAACTGGTTATCTCGAAACGAAGCTTGGTAAAAACTAGTCACCAATTCGCAGCGTTCGAGACCAGCGCAATACCAGATTATGCGATCACGGCAAAAATAGTTAATTCATAAAAATAAGATACGAACAATTTAAAAAATAAACGCTTAACGAAAAACATCAGAATTATAAGAAGTTAATTTATCTACTAATGCTTCTTTTTGGCCACTTAAAGCTTGATAGTCATCAGCAGCCTCCATAAAATAATTTTTGTCCAAACGACAATTATTTGCAATTGCCACAATATCAAACATATCTGCATACAGACGAATTCGAGCAACATACTTAGCAGATTCTTTAGGATCAAAATTAAAACGATTAATAGTATATTCTTCTTTTAACACATTAAGTTCATCTATTGCTTCGTCTAAAGAGGTGATCAAAGGAGTAGGTAACTTGTAATCAGATTTAAAACGATTAGAACGAAGTAATTTTCTTGCAAGCAAATCTTCAGCAGAAATTACTCTAATTAAGGTTTCTTCAAAAGGAATTGTCTGTGCATGAGCAGATTCTCGTTGAAGAGTATAATCTAATTTCTTTTGAGAAGCAAGAGATCTCTTAGGGTATTGCAATATAATAACTTCATCATCATTTGAGATGTCAACATCAAGCGTGTAATGTCTTTTTTTAGCGTTAAAAACATAACCATTAGCTTTAAACTCAGTAAGTGCAGGAGTTAAAAAATCAACAAATTCTTGCACGCAAAATCTTTGAAGTCCGTTCATATCAATATCAGAACTATCCCTACGAAGGTTTGGAGGCAAAAATAATTGTGCACTCATACCACCTGAAAAAAACATATCTGGACTCATCACTGGAGCAATCGCAGTGTACAAGCCACTCACTAAAGGACTATCTACCGTATGTAGGTGTTTTTTAGTCATTATGTTAATATTAAAGGCCCTAGAGTTTATAAATGTTCCTATTTTGTTACTATTTGTTAGTGGTGTTTTTCTAGTTTTGTATGCGTTCGTATTCCAAAAAAGCGCGAATAAAAATAAACTATTTCAACAAAACAGCTGTTTCTTTTGCAATCATTAATTCTTCATTAGTTGGAATAACCAACACTTTGGCAATAGACGACGATGAGGAAATAACAACATTATTTTTTTTGTTTGCTACATTATCTAAAACAATATTTCGCGCAATAAAATAATTCATAACTTTTTCTCGAAGATAATAAGCATTTTCCCCAAGACCTGCAGTGAACACAATAGCATCAAGCCTGCCAATAATACCCGCATACGCACCAATATATTTTGCAATATCATACGCCAAAATAGCAATCGCAAGCTTTGCTCGCTTATCACCATTAATTGCACGATCATGAAGTACACGCATATCACTACTTCCAGCGACACCCAAAAGGCCGCTTTTTTTATTCAGAATAGATTTAACTTCAGCAGTTGACAAATGTTCTTTTTCTTCTAAAAAACCAATAATCTCAGGATCAATATCGCCACTACGCGTACCCATAATAATTCCAGGAAGAGGAGTAAAACCCATAGACGTATCAATAGAGATATTATTTTTTATCGCCGTGATACTTGAACCATTACCAATATGACAAGAAACCATATTAATAGTGCGTTTGTTTAATAATTTCTTTGTTTGCGCAACAATATATTTATGACTCGTTCCATGAAACCCATATTTACGAATTTTATATTTTTTGTAATAATCATAAGGAATGCCATACATAAACGCTTCAGGAGGAATCGTTTGATGAAATGCCGTATCAAAAACCGCAACTTGAGGAAGCTTAGGAAATAATTTTTTTACAGCAATAATTCCTGCAAGATTTGAAGGATTATGTAATGGTGCAAGAGAACTTAACTGATTAATTCGCTTCAGAACGCTTGCAGTTATTTTTGTTGCCGAAGTATAATACTCGCCACCAT
The window above is part of the Candidatus Woesearchaeota archaeon genome. Proteins encoded here:
- a CDS encoding site-specific integrase: MRLIKPSRSLKPMGLAIKSKTISKKVLADIVDKIEDIEHPFFINYFKNLFLLSYETGARISEIICLHETDLDLKYGVVHYVVRKKLKKPMETSKHLTPELLERLREHTKQYKFQIEHSGSYIFFGMSSKTKHITVRTAERHFEMARDSAGHGTVYGQSKMLYKIINISNKPQTFNLYGKVEQEGKEVEIIIKKITILPNESTTRAIDPERYKTLKHFKIKEAGVKSLRRCTIHSIRHLSLQTVLEEKGLFEAYDHADHVSITSTMSYLDANPKKRQSRSEVFRSFYGREEEDKPKAHYGIRENIPAGMDLNNMANIFSQMAQFLSTMQGQNKEQKLSEEFNAMMKMKAEQEHKNTFAHATTQ
- a CDS encoding HIT family protein: MKNCIFCKIVTGDIPATKVYEDEHFIAFLDINPVAKGHTLLIPKKHYPEVFDFPKEVSEAHFPTIQKLESALKQALGARKIVLAVWGDDVAHAHTHLIPRYEGDHLYFFKQGKATPDDLVLQAEKIINLLD
- a CDS encoding DUF5679 domain-containing protein, with amino-acid sequence MVEAYCVKCKEKKVMKDPKPNKMANGRDSVKGVCPDCGTGMFRIGKMPEE
- a CDS encoding acetate/propionate family kinase, yielding MNVLVLNSGSSSLKFQIIDTKKEQVFLKGHVDGIGLNSCKIIINNKEHSKKIKNHAQAISFIFSKIDMSLVHAVGHRVVHGGEYYTSATKITASVLKRINQLSSLAPLHNPSNLAGIIAVKKLFPKLPQVAVFDTAFHQTIPPEAFMYGIPYDYYKKYKIRKYGFHGTSHKYIVAQTKKLLNKRTINMVSCHIGNGSSITAIKNNISIDTSMGFTPLPGIIMGTRSGDIDPEIIGFLEEKEHLSTAEVKSILNKKSGLLGVAGSSDMRVLHDRAINGDKRAKLAIAILAYDIAKYIGAYAGIIGRLDAIVFTAGLGENAYYLREKVMNYFIARNIVLDNVANKKNNVVISSSSSIAKVLVIPTNEELMIAKETAVLLK
- a CDS encoding DUF134 domain-containing protein, which encodes MTRPPKEKVIAFKPKASHFIPRGVYLSELETIRLSLQEAESLRLVHVEGLQQTLAAQHMGVHQSTLQRILAKAEAKSARALINGCAIQIGNA